ACGCTGCAATATGTGTTAGTTGTTGGAAAACAAAGCCCTAACTTGGCTTTTttaagggggaggaggaggtgatGCGGACACAAAAACGGCAGTGTGGGGGAATATCTCATCTGACATAATTTTACGGTAGCATTTCAGTTGATTTTGTTCATGAGCTTTCTTGTTCTAGGAAGCGCGCTTGGATGTGTATTTCAGGCTGAGCAGGAAGCTTTGGAAGAGGTTTTGAAAGGTTCCCGCAGACACATCTctgtatatattattttctCTTGGCCCAAAGTTTCGGATCCTGGGACACTGCAATTATCACTTTGTACATTTTACAGTACCAATTACGGCTCAGAAATCACAtcggcacctctcctcccattGTAGTTTTTTGTCATCGCCACATGATTGAGAGAGCTGCTATAGTGTGCTATCGTATTTGGTTTTTGCTTCTAATCTGCACAAAAATCAATTGAAATAATTGTCAAAAAGCttccccccaaaattttttaaattacaaaaacataattggaacttttttttttgggggggggtgtatttaCTGCTTGCTTTTGACACTTTCCTCCAATTTGAGCATTTATGAATGTGTATTGTTTAGTTGGTGCAAACACAGGCATATCAGATATGTTGCAGGAAATGGCTATAGAAATTGAATCCAGCAGCCATTAAAtcccagttgaaaaaaaaaaaaaaaaattacccttgatttctgattccaaaagtattttgtgtgtAATTATGATGAGGTGCAAAGATTTTCATactttcagtcataacggcatTCTCGGGGAAACAGTCACTACAGTGTGCCTCgcaacaaaaaatgagtttgatactcCTTCCCTAGAGCAAGTGCTCCTCACTTGTGCGATAATCTGAGTCAGTAAATATAGATTCAATGTCATGTTTCATGAGTTACTTTATTTTGCAGCTCTTTATTTACACCTGTGCAAAGAAGGAATACGCTGAGAAGATTCTGGACATCCTGGACCCTCAACGGAAACTCTTCCGGTATGACGTCTTGACTCTGCTTTCACTACGCTTTGCGTAATAATAAAGGAAATGAATAACTTCTGGAGTATGGCTACCACCCCACTGATACGGGCCGCCAGGTCCCCGTagaaccggtgtcagagtttggtcccaGGTTGCTGGCATAAAGTGATATTCTTTTAAGGTGAATGTTGATTGGTGCAGGGCTGCTTTTTTGTCACAGATTCTGTTCGTAGTATTTATGGAGAGAATTTCGAGACGCAACCAAGCAATTGAAGGgatccggtttggtggcctcagtattgcatatCTGCCTTTTGCAGATGTAGTTcatttggcttcatcaagctgtgaacACTAACCCTCACTAGAGTGCTTTGCAGCTGTGTGTTGGGACGAAAATCAAAACCTCCAATTCTGACCTGATGGTCTTGAGTTGGAAGGGGGCGCAGtgtcctctccaggtcggggggATGAGTTCCTGACCCAAGTAACTTTTGGTTTTGTTCACGGGGGAGCgaagaatggaatgggagaGTGACTGGGAGATCAGTggagtgtctgcagtgatgtggactttgtatcagtctgttgtggtgaagaagctAAGCCGAAGCTCTCAATTAACCGGTCGATAAACATTTTCCCCTCATCTATGGTTACATGGGTCAggaccaaaagaacaaaatcccagatacatgtggccaaaatgagtttcctccccagggtgtccgggctctaaTTTAGGATAAGTTCGGTCATCTGGGTGGGGCACattagagctgctgctcctccacagtgagaggacccagatgaggtggtttgGGCTTCTGATTCAGACCCCTCCCCGGTGTGTGCCGCAGGTATCCCACAGGGAGGTGCTGCAGAAAGTTGCCAAAGAGGAAAATCTGAGTTTCCTGCTGAAGCTCCTGCAGCCTGACATCTGTTtagtgaaagaaaatggatggaaggataaatGAATAAGAGGGACACTCACTCTGCCTCTCCACTGAATTGTTCTTGCAGCCACCGTCTCTATCAGGATGACTGCACCTGTGTCCTCGGCCACTACATCAAAGATCTCAGCATCCTGGGGAGAGATCTCTCCAAGATTGTGGTTTTGGACAACGCACCCCACACCTACCCCTATCATGTCAGTATTGTGCAGATTGACGAGACATGAATGGAGGTTCTGTGATCTGAACCGCCGCTAAGTTGATTGACGTCACTTTAATTCAAGTTGCCGTTTTAATTTTGCAGTTGATGAACACTCTTCCTATCAAGAGTTGGTCTGGTGAGTTAGATGACAGAGAACTCCAGAAGCTCATCCCCTACATGGAGAAACTGTCTGCAGTGGTTCGTCTGTATTATATTGACTACCCACTTTTACTGCTAGTTTGCTCGTAGTAcatcagcatgttttttttttttttttggtaaacccccccccccccccgtctcctGTCAGTTTTGAATAAAAGTCTAGGTTATCTTGTAGCAGCAGCATTTCCACTGTTATATAATCTCGTGTTTGTTCAGGAGGATTTTCGGGAGGtgctgaagaagaggaaggatcACTTCCACCGACTGCTGTCGGAGGACTGACATGACCAACCCCCACCACCCACCACCTACTACCCAAAGTGCACCACTTTTACTATTCTGCTTGACTAGCAGCATGTTTGCATTCTTGTTGCTTACCTTCTAAGTAGAATTCTGTTAAGTGGTGGTGGACCTGCACGCTTTGTCTCTCCGGTTTGTTTTTAAGGTAACTCATCCATAATTTAATCTTGCTGCTCATTTTTTTCGCACCACATTTCTCTTGATTCATTCCACGGGGTAATGGACCCAGAGAAGAAATTTGAATTGTAAATAATTGTCccttatttattgttttggcaaaactgtttaattttgttttaatagaATAAAACAAACGTTACAGTGGGAAAAGTatgcactgtatttttttccgtgTGATCGTGAAATATTTGTAGCGTTTAGCAACACTGCACTTAAACAAACAGCAATGATGCATTTGCTTGAACTCTGAGCTACCGTCACCCCTTCGAACCTGAATGCGATACGCAAGTCATAAATTGTTTGCAGCCTGACACTACAGCTCTTGTCTTTTGGAGTTCTCAGTTGGGTTTTATGCTGTGTCTCTGGTGTTCTCAaaacaaaatctgtaaaaattaGTCTTAACTTCCTATGGAGCAGGAAAGAGCTAACAGCAACCTGTGGAATAGATCAGAACCATGcagcttatcttttttttttttttttaaatgtatttaaccCTAAAGCACATAGGTGAAATCTGAATTTGGGCAAAAGTGTAATGACTATCCCTGGCCATTTGCCTCGAAATTACTGCTTTTATCTGCATTATATTCCTTATTGTATGCTTGACTTCTACAGTGTGGTGCcctctttcaacatttcaatatGACAGGCTCATTAAAAGCGCTGCGTGCTGGTCCATTGTTGTGGCAGGCCCATTTTGTAACATGATTACTGTGTGAAATACAAAGGTTGAAGCTGACAATTTACGTTtgaaccaggggtgtcaaaagcGGGCCagattgtagttctggtttccctcggTGGGCCGTTGCGAtcatacatcaatttatgaactagttttggaatcagaaatcaagggtattttttttttcaactattcatgtttaacgctaaaaatgcttgtaatatcctaactttaccatttatgatatgtgacaatttgaatttttggacCCGATTTTTGTaataatcatggaaattgacaatgTAGgcttggctttgcgggccacataaaattaagtggtgggctggatctggcccccgggccttgagtttgacaccggtggttTAAACCTTTTTATTGCAGCGCGCACAGCTATCGAAACATTTCACTTGAGTCAAGGTTCAAAGTAATAGTCGTGAAAACACTTAACAGCCTAGATATGAATACAAATCGCTGATAGTGAAAGTTTGTGTTGGAGCTGCGGGCTGCCTGAGCCTTAGTGGAAGTTAAGCGCTTACCCTCCTGCTGCATCTCCTCTGCTTTATTTGCTCCATATGGTGTTTGACATGGTACCCGGGGAGGGGAGGGAAGGTGGATGTGGGCGGAGGGAAAGCCTAGTATTTTGTCCGTCCTGAAATTTGATTCACAAGTTTAGGATCCtggaagacaaaaagaaaagtcagaGGGGGAGGGAAAAACTGGGTTTCATCTTCGACCCACCAGAGACGTAAACCCAACATCACGGGCAAGTAAGTTCTTTGATCCAACTTTTGTGTGTCGTTGACTAATAGGATCAGTGTGGCCGAAGTCATGTTTTATATGTCTCCTGTTGTTGCTGTACAGGCGCAAAAACAAAAGAGCGCAGAGCTCGTGACTTTTCATTGCGGTTTATTATGACGTTGCGCTTCGCGCACGATGGgccactttttgtctttttgattcACTTCGAGACCCAGACATCTTGATGCCACAATTCGATTTGAATTGAGCAACAGAGCACGAAAAAGTTCCTTCACCGCCCCCTTCCCCCGAAGCGCGAGAAAAGGCGCACTATTCGACCGTACGCGCATTTTTAGACCGCTGCTGAGCAACCACCACTTGCGCTTACGTTGTTTTTGATAATCCACTCATCGCGATATGGGCAAGCCATCGTGTGTTTAGGGTGGGGGATGTACTAAAACCCAGCTCCTCAGTGCAGTTGTTTGCGAGCCGCACGTGTCGTCGAAAGTCAGCGTGAGGGATCTTGAACCCAAGGTTGTTTTTTGTGGCGTTCAAGTCCCCAAGTAAAAATGTCTCACAGTTCAGACATGGCCTCGCTAAATCTGACCTATAAATAATTACGTTTGGGTTGTCATTGTTTTTCgataattttatattatttgaaGAGTCAAAGTGCAGagtattattgttttgtgtgaatgtgtgtgtacttgtgtgAAATGCGTAAAAGGGTTTTTGTTCTGTTTCGATTGGAAAAATTGGGGAAGTTGTGACTTTAAAGTCGTTTAAAGACGTCTTTGAAGCCATTTGTTCGCAAAGGCAGACGatgattttgttcacaaaacaCTCGTCCAATTTTTTCATCTCAATTATGATATTAACTGAAATACCAAGTaacgtattttatttttgtgagtaaagataaggggggggggggacactgcACATCCACTTGAGTGATGTTCATTTCTGCGATCTTAAAACTCGTTTCGAAGCTTTCCTCGCCTTGTCTATGGTTGTTTCCGGCTTTTATCATATATGATTTCATTATGAAGAACGACAAAGTCACAAGTGACGCAGCACAAGCGTTAAAGGAGATGACGTCACGAGCACTAAAATGCGTCGTGCAAGTcgcggtgatttttttttttttttgtgtgtgcaactCAAACCTAACAAGTCTTCTTCCATAGTAGTTTCGCAGGCTTTGGATATCCACCACCGAACGATACAAATCTGCgagtaggtgtgactgttgtcgaAACGAGGTGTTGTTTGAATGTATTATTTCTAAAGTAAACAAGTCTCGAATTGTGGCAGTCAGAGGAGTACGCTCATGCAGTCCTGATCTCACTGCATTAACCTCTTTCTCATTTCTCGAGTtaccaaatgttttattttttgtgtgattgATGTTTTGATTAATGTGTTATTTATAGTCAGGTGCCAGGCCGTGTGACTATGAGCAGCACATCTGGGCTTCAGGCCAGCGACGGGCAGAACGCGAAAGAGCTCGACAGCATGAAGGAATCCATCAGCGACATCATCAACCAGCTCCAGGACATCGACCCCGCCAGGCTCTCCTTCTCCCCGTTCCTGGACCTGGACACTCAGATCTGCATGGCGCCCGTGTCAGACAGCCCAGAGTCCTCCGTGGAGGAGCTCCACTCGGCCTCCCGCTCGGCCTCCGGCTCTCAGCGCTCCCTGGAGCCTCCAGAGGAGCCACAGAGTGAGTTTTCGCAGCTACTTTTTGGGGGACTGaagtaaaaaacaacaacaacaaaaaggtgaAAGGTCATCTCCAGGTAAAGTTGAGTCCAACCTTGATCTAAACGGGTTTAGAACAAATTTAAAACTTAttaggggggcaaaaaaaattgtttacttAGATGTAATTGCAAGAATTAGATTTTAATCCACTACCATGCAGTGTCAAtttagataattttttttaaaaaagtatcacCTCTGCTGCACCGAGAacttctgtccataaaagttatgaagagaatcggtgacaaagagaTGTACTGGGGTAGTCTAGATACATGGGGTATGTGTGGCCAGGGGAGGATAATGTAATAGTGCCAAGAATGGAACAATAAACTGACCCAATAAAACTGTGCACTAAATTAgctttttaaatgcaaattctTGTTCTACTTTTGAGGAAGATTACTCAAATTCACTCTGCGCTAGGAGGAAACATGATGcattttttggacaattttaaccAGTTCAAAGGAGTCTGAAACACATCTGTGACACTCTTTCATCAAAATACTCCAAGTGTTGATAATTGTAGTACATTTTTTACACCTTATTTCTGTTCTTGCTGAAGTTAACCAGTTTAACGGGACATCCCTGTCTCATGCAGGCAAACGGTCAGATACCTCGTCCCATATACTTCCGGACCAATGCAGAGTCCCGCCTTTTATGACAACCAGCGGCGTAGCCTGGGCAATTTGTTTAGAAAACTAGATCAGCTTTCTCTTTTGGAAGCAGAGCCAGCAGTAGAATAAATAGCAGAAGCCCgtcaagaaattaaaaaacatttttatccgTGGAAGCAGCAGTTAATACTGAGTGCGCTGCATGCCTGAACACATCACCAAACACAAACCCCCAACCGGCATAAAGGTGAAAACCATGCCATCCAGCTATTGACCCAAATTTAACATCCGTAACGCCGCTCCACAAAATTTTTTGAGTAGTTTTTGTGCAATCCTTCTGTTGCATCTCTAAAGTTTAGTGTCAGAAGACTCCTTAATAAATGTCTCTGATTTTCCAAAGCAAATGCTTAAAACAACACTTTTGGGGGAATGTTGATGGCAAATTCCATAATGGGAAACAAACTAACAATTACAGAATATTGCAGTATCCACAACTGATTTGTTAATGTTCTGGGAATTGATGGGATGTGTCGGCCCAGATCGTTTTGGGGTCCAGGCAGCATTTTTCACCTTTAAGGTAATCTGGTCCTCAGCGCTACATTTCAGTAGATGTTGCGCGTGTGACGGGTCTTGGTCCTGCCTTAAAACGTCCCTCTGTTTTGAACAGACTCGGCCTCCTGCCTCCAGCCGCCTGAAGGTGGCCGCCATGAGGAACAAACGAGAGCTGGCCACACTGAGGAGGGAGAGCTGGATCGAACTCTTTCCACTCCGATCACCACAGAGCACAATTTGGCCGCCGCCACGGAAAACTGCCTCAGCACTCCAGCCCTGATGTCTCAGGGAGACATCCCAAACGGCACAGACAGAGTGAAACGGAGTCCACAATCCACTCATCCGGACTGCACCGTGGATGAGGTTCGACCCCTGATTGGTCCGCCGCCAGACAGCGTGGAGCTGACTGTGTGGAGCCCAGAAGGCCTGCGGGACACTCACGAGGGCTCCCCTGAGACGTCTGCCAGCGGTCGgcgttgctgctgctgctgctgctgcgcgtGTAAATGCTGCCAGAGCGGCAGAGTCCCCGCATTCCTCTCGGTGCTGGCCTcttttgtgtgtgcatctgcCATTATGTACGTACTCTATTCCTACGTCCACATTAAACCTCCCGACTGCCCCGACGTAACCAGCCGGATCGTCTTCACCCTCTGCTGCTGCGTGGCGGCGGCGCTCCCCATCCTACTTGGTAGGCATCGTTCTCAACAGAACAGATTAGAAAGGATCCTGTTTGTCTGGCCGCCTCGGCCTGGAATGTTTGGACGTCTCCCGTCCCCTTTAATTTGGTGCGAGCTCAACCTCAACACTGCAGACGTCTGCTGGTGCTTCCAGGGGAGGAGTGTTGTTTCCTCTCCTTTGgcacatgtatttattttttaaatacaataacaTACTACAACCTTTGACTCAGAAAATGGCATTCACACtaacattgaaagaaaaaaaaatctgccagttacattaaaacatttaaatgcagTGAAGTATGGTTGTAAAACAACATACTACATGTATGAATGCCTTTAGAATGACTCTGCAGAGATTAACTCATGTAAAACCTGGAAATGCCAAGTTGGCATTTATCTGAGTTGAGTGGTTGGGTGGCAGCCACAAAGAGAAATGGTACAGTATATGAATATAATTAGCACAAATACATCACACTGTTGGCAATTTCAAATCCTAGAGATCGACTGAGGTCtaattgttaaaaatgtgtGATCCAGTCTTGACATACATCTTCAAGTACGGTATTGCCATAACATTGAAAAGGGGAATTAGTGTTTCTGTTCCTGTTCCGTGAGCCATATTGGCTTCCAAGCGGTTCTAATTGCAtgactttttaaatttcatttcattttcatacacTGTGGCTCAAAATAGTTCATTTGCCGTCCATAACCTTATCAGGACCATCATAATGCGAGGACCCCATGTCATAAAATTCTAGATGCTAGCAGAGCTGAGTCTTCTTCACCAGGGTTGTCACGgtcacatattttttaaatcaaatgttcAATGGATTATTACATCAATTAATTGGATCATCTGATAACTGTTTATTTGATATTGTTTCATGATgatacaaaaccaaaacaaaataattaagcATTATCACCTGAGAGGAAGTGATGTAATACTGgcctgtggggttttttttttgttaaactgaACTACTTTTTGGGTGGtaattaatacaaaaaatgGTTACCACAAGTATGCTAAACATTTCTGAGGTTGCTTCATGTTCAACTAAATCGTTAATTACAGATGATTCATACGGCCATCACACAGTGGCATTCAAAGAACGTTAGAACACACAAATTAATTCATTACAAGGCAGAAGAGATTCTGGACAGCAGCTGatgtttttctcccccccccccaattccagCGATGGTCCTCGGTGCAGTTTGCCGCTTCTGCAGCGGCTCCTTCAGTTTGCAGGAGTCGCCCCCCAGACGACACACAATTCAGCAGATGTTCGTCACTTCATCCGTGGAGTTGTTAATCCTCTACGTCCTCAACCTCGTCGTCATGGCGGCCTTAATTCCTGAACAGGACCTCAAGGCAGTAATGATACTGGTCTTCATGTTCATTCTGGGGAGGTAAGGCCTAGCTGTGTCACTCTCAAAAGTACCACACGAAAGATATGGAAGGCTTTGACTCAGTTCTGTGATCCAGATTACAGCACCTTGTTTTGACCAGGTaataaacataaatacaaataaacatgCATCACTTTTCTGGGCTAAACATCTAGAGTTTCTTTCCATTTCTATGTGTTGGCTCAGTAAAGATTAGGAAACACTCGATTAGGTGATAACATTTACTTATGCCTGTGAGGTTATTgttggcttttacacagcatcAATTCTTTCTAAaatatccacatttttttttttttttttttgcaagcagtGGTGGTTAAGATCTGTGCGCGCCGGGACCAGAGTAGGTCTATTTTAAACTTGAACCAAccgcaatgaaaatgtcatcaagAAAGCCAAAGCCGAGAAGCTGATTCAGATTCGTACACAACAAAAGCGTAGTAGCCAAAACCGACGTTAACCTCACAATCCAAGTGGTGCATGAATCCTGACTGTAATGCTGCAACTTCTGTTTTGTTGcctccattttcattttgtgcctTGTTGTTCTCCCCCACAAGACTGGTTTACTGGGCCAGCCTGAACGCGTGCAGCTCCTGGCGAG
Above is a genomic segment from Syngnathoides biaculeatus isolate LvHL_M chromosome 7, ASM1980259v1, whole genome shotgun sequence containing:
- the LOC133503589 gene encoding uncharacterized protein LOC133503589 isoform X1; this translates as MRRASRGDFFFFLCVQLKPNKSSSIVVSQALDIHHRTIQICDQVPGRVTMSSTSGLQASDGQNAKELDSMKESISDIINQLQDIDPARLSFSPFLDLDTQICMAPVSDSPESSVEELHSASRSASGSQRSLEPPEEPQNSASCLQPPEGGRHEEQTRAGHTEEGELDRTLSTPITTEHNLAAATENCLSTPALMSQGDIPNGTDRVKRSPQSTHPDCTVDEVRPLIGPPPDSVELTVWSPEGLRDTHEGSPETSASGRRCCCCCCCACKCCQSGRVPAFLSVLASFVCASAIMYVLYSYVHIKPPDCPDVTSRIVFTLCCCVAAALPILLAMVLGAVCRFCSGSFSLQESPPRRHTIQQMFVTSSVELLILYVLNLVVMAALIPEQDLKAVMILVFMFILGRLVYWASLNACSSWRGFGSGLTIFPLIAMVAYNVFLVYKETLFPSEDVVLNP
- the LOC133503589 gene encoding uncharacterized protein LOC133503589 isoform X2, encoding MSSTSGLQASDGQNAKELDSMKESISDIINQLQDIDPARLSFSPFLDLDTQICMAPVSDSPESSVEELHSASRSASGSQRSLEPPEEPQNSASCLQPPEGGRHEEQTRAGHTEEGELDRTLSTPITTEHNLAAATENCLSTPALMSQGDIPNGTDRVKRSPQSTHPDCTVDEVRPLIGPPPDSVELTVWSPEGLRDTHEGSPETSASGRRCCCCCCCACKCCQSGRVPAFLSVLASFVCASAIMYVLYSYVHIKPPDCPDVTSRIVFTLCCCVAAALPILLAMVLGAVCRFCSGSFSLQESPPRRHTIQQMFVTSSVELLILYVLNLVVMAALIPEQDLKAVMILVFMFILGRLVYWASLNACSSWRGFGSGLTIFPLIAMVAYNVFLVYKETLFPSEDVVLNP